One stretch of Carassius carassius chromosome 18, fCarCar2.1, whole genome shotgun sequence DNA includes these proteins:
- the LOC132092865 gene encoding protein angel homolog 2-like, with protein sequence MDRVDGARKCRQTRHTNGNNVRSGVSPNHPMFGRYLSTVGFPPAQTVYYNWRHCYQPGHLRWPQPSHLQHRLSSFSTVRHLSSRTPRPPDPYSWSFWRQTGILAHTQPRRGLQHSAGRMDHSNSEPPKKRKRSSDRRQAGEEYQYSPERSPPKGSRIPKGSPQWLHNETCTPVPPGKFPSSPKEYPSTPELKRHWEDLSHLCTAAPSVNGGRQKWPFDFSVMSYNILSQDLLCDNTYLYRHCHPPILDWRHRYPNILRELEQHSADIMCLQEVQEDHYKQQIKPSLESLGYHCEYKRRTGLKPDGCAVVFRRERFSLVSCHPVEYFQRGIPLLDRDNVGLIVLLQPIDPHSFLTNICVANTHLLYNPRRGDIKLAQLAMLLAEISRVAQLPDSKVCPVLLCGDFNSVPWSPLYQFIRDSRLEYDGLTIGKVSGQEENPRGQRILSVPVWPRSLGISQQCQYESQTTDSDLRDLEQAKPDGFTKASIEHCLKLTSAYSHYLKESGQPEITTCHSRTAITVDYIFYSAALGDVMVRAECSVPPEKGLQLLGRLSLVGEDELHKVNGLPNQHNSSDHLPLLTRFRLHPQTEQKHLRVS encoded by the exons ATGGTGCTAGAAAGTGTCGACAGACTCGACACACGAATGGTAACAATGTCAGATCAGGAGTTTCTCCAAA TCATCCCATGTTCGGCCGTTACCTGAGCACAGTGGGCTTTCCGCCAGCTCAGACCGTTTACTACAACTGGAGACACTGTTATCAGCCTGGTCATTTAAGGTGGCCACAACCATCACACCTGCAGCATCGCTTGTCCTCCTTCAGCACTGTCAGACATCTCTCCAGTAGGACCCCGCGACCTCCGGATCCATACAGCTGGAGCTTTTGGAGGCAAACTGGAATACTGGCACACACTCAACCCAGACGAGGCCTTCAACATTCTGCAGGTCGGATGGACCACTCTAATAGCGAgccaccaaaaaaaagaaagaggagcTCAGACAGGAGGCAGGCAGGGGAAGAATATCAGTACTCACCCGAGCGTTCACCTCCAAAAGGCAGCAGGATTCCAAAAGGAAGTCCTCAATGGCTACACAATGAAACCTGCACTCCAGTTCCTCCAGGAAAATTTCCATCGAGCCCAAAGGAGTATCCATCTACGCCAG AGTTAAAGAGACATTGGGAGGATCTTTCTCACCTTTGTACTGCTGCACCATCTGTGAATGGAGGGAGACAAAAATGGCCATTTGATTTTTCCGTGATGTCCTACAATATCCTATCACAAGATCTGCTCTGTGATAACACATACCTTTACAGACATTGTCATCCTCCAATTCTGGATTGGCGCCATAGGTATCCAAACATCCTCAGAGAGCTGGAACAGCACAGTGCTGAT ATAATGTGCCTGCAGGAGGTACAAGAGGACCACTATAAACAACAAATCAAACCCTCACTAGAATCTTTAG GCTACCATTGTGAATACAAACGGAGAACGGGACTGAAGCCTGATGGATGTGCTGTGGTCTTCAGACGTGAGCGCTTTTCTTTAGTCTCCTGTCACCCTGTAGAGTATTTCCAGCGTGGCATCCCTCTACTGGACCGTGATAATGTGGGCCTGATTGTGCTGCTGCAACCCATTGACCCCCATAGCTTCCTCACCAACATCTGTGTGGCCAACACACATTTACTGTACAACCCTAGACGAGGGGACATTAAACTGGCCCAGCTAGCTATGCTGCTGGCAGAGATTAGCCGGGTGGCCCAGTTACCTGACAGCAAAGTTTGTCCTGTTCTGCTCTGTGGGGATTTTAACTCTGTTCCTTGGTCACCCCTGTATCAGTTTATTAGGGACAGCAGACTGGAATATGATGGCTTAACTATTGGGAAG GTGTCAGGACAAGAGGAGAACCCAAGGGGGCAGCGCATTCTAAGTGTGCCAGTTTGGCCCAGAAGTCTGGGCATCTCACAGCAGTGCCAGTATGAAAGTCAAACAACAG ATTCTGATTTGAGGGATTTGGAGCAGGCAAAACCAGATgg TTTTACCAAGGCCAGCATTGAGCACTGTTTGAAGCTGACCTCTGCATACTCCCACTACCTGAAAGAGAGCGGTCAACCTGAGATCACCACATGTCACTCGCGGACAGCCATCACAGTCGATTACATCTTCTACTCCGCAGCTCTGGGGGATGTGATGGTTCGAGCAG AATGCAGTGTGCCACCAGAGAAAGGTCTGCAGCTCCTGGGCAGGTTATCGTTGGTAGGGGAAGATGAACTTCATAAGGTTAATGGTCTTCCCAACCAGCACAACTCTTCTGACCACCTGCCACTTTTGACACGTTTCCGTCTGCACCCTCAAACAGAACAAAAGCATTTGCGAGTATCAtaa